The genome window ATCTAGTGTGTTTATGACACAGAATTTCTTAATTTTATGCCCACGAATGGATTTCAAAGGACAAGGATATGTCCCACAAGGATTTTTTATTCAAGCTAAAAGTGAACTAATAAATATGAAATATAATACTACTTGTTCAAAACGTCCTATAATTGATTACTACACTCGTAAATCTACACATGTAAGTTATAATCCTACTTTCAATGATGAGATTATTACATTAAATAATGCAAGATTAGTTAGTGGATATTCAGAACTACTTAAATGGTCATTTAATGTGCCTTTTGGAAAATCCATATTTCCACATACTAGCAATTTAGCAAAACAACACATAACTAATAGGGTAAAAGAAAGTGTGCCATTTAGTGTTTACAGCCCATCTTTTGGATTTATAGAAATAGTTGCTATTACTTCTCTTGATCTTAAAGATACAGTATATCTTGATGAGGTTGAAATTAGTGTAACATTAGAAGTTCTCAAAACATTTACAAAATATAAAGGATAAATTAATGGAACCTAGACTTTTAAAATATGACTTTAAAATAGAATTCCATGATCAACCTAAAATCTATGAGATACCTAAAAAAGAAAATGAAACTCAAACTGAAAAAACTAAAAAAAAGAGCATACCTAAAGAAAAACCAAAGGAAGAAACCAAGACTGAAGAAACTGAAGAAAAGAAGAAAAATACAAACGAACCTAAAATTATACTTCGAACTACAGATGGCATACATATAGACATCCAAATATCTGATGTATATACAAGCAATAACTATATATGTTCTAAACAAGCAAAACTAACTATTTGGAATTTACCTATAGATTTTACTGATAATTTACAAGCTGGTAATATTGTCACAATATACTATAAAAAATTTGCAGAACTTAAAGATTATGACTTTATTATGTCTGGGTACT of Borrelia hispanica CRI contains these proteins:
- a CDS encoding DUF693 family protein, with the translated sequence MEPRLLKYDFKIEFHDQPKIYEIPKKENETQTEKTKKKSIPKEKPKEETKTEETEEKKKNTNEPKIILRTTDGIHIDIQISDVYTSNNYICSKQAKLTIWNLPIDFTDNLQAGNIVTIYYKKFAELKDYDFIMSGYLGTPMSTDYPSGDFSVDLEIHLASKSNYFHRALNPNQFQGMTVEDAIKSAFYGRNIINMTYENKKRIINESFCANTPVEFIEKITKKYVQSVRTDITPKDHTQL
- a CDS encoding DUF792 family protein — protein: MITQFTTDFIHQYKDAKGMKSMLDYIHLTPSQITTILKETFNQLSSVFMTQNFLILCPRMDFKGQGYVPQGFFIQAKSELINMKYNTTCSKRPIIDYYTRKSTHVSYNPTFNDEIITLNNARLVSGYSELLKWSFNVPFGKSIFPHTSNLAKQHITNRVKESVPFSVYSPSFGFIEIVAITSLDLKDTVYLDEVEISVTLEVLKTFTKYKG